In Aquincola tertiaricarbonis, the genomic stretch CGAGAACAGGCCCGACAGCTGGGTGTTCTTGTCCGGGCAGCAGGTGTTGCGGATGTCCAGCGTGAAGTTGTCGCCGGGCGGGTTGTCGATCACCAGCAGGCCGGGCTCCTGGCGGAAGCTGACGCTCTCGCCATTGGCCTGCACGCGCAGCAGGGTGATGTCCTCGCCGTGCAGCTTCAGCGGCTGCGGCGGCAGCGACAGGTTGCGCTCGATCACCAGCCGGCTGCTGACGATGGTCTTGGCGGGGTCGAGGTCGAAGGTGAGCTCGACGTTGCGGATCCAGTAGGCCGGCTCGGTGTAGTCCGCGCGGCGGATGGTGAGGGCGGGTCCTTCACGCATGGTGTGCTTCTCCGGTGGGGCGCGACGGCGACAGGGCGCCGAGGTCGAAGTGCTGCAGATCGGGCACGATGGCCACCACGTTGTCGAAGCCGGTGAAGGCTTCGCGCGGCATGGTGGTGGTGAGGGCGACGGCACGCATGCCGGCGCGGCGGGCCGCCTCGATGCCCAGCGGTGCGTCCTCGAACACCACGCAGGCCTCGGGCGCCACGCCCAGGCGGCGCGCGGCTTCCAGGAAGATGTCCGGGTGCGGCTTGCCGCGCAGGCCGTCGGCCGGGCTGGTGACGGTGTCGATCCACTCGCCGATGCCGAAGCGCTCGAAGGCCAGCTGCATGTTCAGCAGGCCCGAGGCGGTGCACACCGCCAGCTTCAGGCCCTGATTGCGCGCCAGCGCGGCCAGCTCGGCGGCGCCGCCGATCAGCTGCAGCGACGGGCGGGCGAATTCGCGGTAAAGCGCTTCCTTTTCCTCCGCCAGGGCGTCGATCGCGGCCGCATCCAGGTGCGGCAGCAGGTCGGCCAGGATCTCGGCATTGGCGCGGCCGGCGGTGGATGCGAAGAAGCCCGGCTCATCCATCGGATGACCATGGCGCCGGTGCCACTCGATCCAGGCGTTGTGGTGGTGCGGCATGCTGTCGATCAGCGTGCCATCGAGGTCGAACAGCAATGCTTGGGTCACTCAGACTCCCTGCTTGAGGCTGGCTTCGATGAAGGCGTCGAGGTCGCCGTCCAGGACCTTCTGGGTGTTGGAGATCTCGACGTTGGTGCGCAGGTCCTTGATGCGGCTCTGGTCCAGCACGTAGCTGCGGATCTGGTGGCCCCAGCCGACGTCGGTCTTGGTGTCCTCCAGCTTCTGCTGCTCTTCCAGGCGCTTGCGCATCTCGAAGTCGTACAGGCGCGAACGCAGCCGCTTCCAGGCCACGTCGCGGTTGCTGTGCTGGCTGCGGCCGTCCTGGCACTGCACCACGATGCCGGTGGGGATGTGGGTCAGCCGCACCGCCGAGTCGGTCTTGTTGATGTGCTGGCCGCCCGCGCCGCTGGCGCGGAAGGTGTCGGTGCGCACGTCGGACGGGTTGATCTCGATCTCGATCGAGTCGTCCACCTCGGGGTAGACGAACAGCGAGGCGAAGCTGGTGTGGCGGCCGCCGGCCGAGTCGAACGGGCTCTTGCGCACCAGGCGGTGCACACCGGTTTCGGTGCGCAGGTGGCCGAAGGCGTAGTCGCCCTCGACCTTGATGGTGGCGCTCTTGATGCCGGCGATGTCGCCCGGGGTTTCGTCTTCCAGCGTGGCGGTGAAGCCCTTGCGCTCGCAGTACTTCAGGTACTGGCGCAGCAGCATGCCGGCCCAGTCGCAGGCCTCGGTGCCGCCGGCGCCGGCCTGGATGTCGATGAAGCAGTTGCTGGGGTCGGCCGGGTTGTTGAACATCCGGCGGAATTCGAGCTGCTCGACCGTGCCCTGCAGCTTGCGGGCGTCTTCTTCGATCGCGGCCAGGCTGTCGAAGTCGGCTTCGGCCTTGGCCATGTCGAACAACTCGATGTTGTCCGACAGGCTGCTCGTCAGGTGGTTGATGGTCTCCACCACCACGTCGAGGTTGCGCTTCTCGCGGCCCAGTTCCTGGGCGCGCTTGGGCTCGTTCCAGACGTTGGGGTTCTCGAGGGCGGCGTTGACCTCGTTGAGTCTCAGGGCTTTGCGGTCGTAGTCAAAGATACCCCCGTAGCGCGTCGGTGCGCGCAGAGAGGTCCGACAGAAGGGCGCCGATCTCGTTGATCTTTTCGTTGTCCATGCTTGCCATCCTTGTGAAGGAGGGCGATTTTCGCATGGGGTCTCCGCCGCCGGCGGGGCGGGGCGATCT encodes the following:
- a CDS encoding HAD family hydrolase, with product MTQALLFDLDGTLIDSMPHHHNAWIEWHRRHGHPMDEPGFFASTAGRANAEILADLLPHLDAAAIDALAEEKEALYREFARPSLQLIGGAAELAALARNQGLKLAVCTASGLLNMQLAFERFGIGEWIDTVTSPADGLRGKPHPDIFLEAARRLGVAPEACVVFEDAPLGIEAARRAGMRAVALTTTMPREAFTGFDNVVAIVPDLQHFDLGALSPSRPTGEAHHA
- the prfB gene encoding peptide chain release factor 2, which gives rise to MRAPTRYGGIFDYDRKALRLNEVNAALENPNVWNEPKRAQELGREKRNLDVVVETINHLTSSLSDNIELFDMAKAEADFDSLAAIEEDARKLQGTVEQLEFRRMFNNPADPSNCFIDIQAGAGGTEACDWAGMLLRQYLKYCERKGFTATLEDETPGDIAGIKSATIKVEGDYAFGHLRTETGVHRLVRKSPFDSAGGRHTSFASLFVYPEVDDSIEIEINPSDVRTDTFRASGAGGQHINKTDSAVRLTHIPTGIVVQCQDGRSQHSNRDVAWKRLRSRLYDFEMRKRLEEQQKLEDTKTDVGWGHQIRSYVLDQSRIKDLRTNVEISNTQKVLDGDLDAFIEASLKQGV